From a region of the Sebastes umbrosus isolate fSebUmb1 chromosome 10, fSebUmb1.pri, whole genome shotgun sequence genome:
- the slka gene encoding STE20-like serine/threonine-protein kinase isoform X3: MSFFNFRKMFKLGPDKKKKQYEHVHRDVNPEEIWDIIGELGDGAFGKVYKAQNKQNGTLAAAKVIDTKTEDELEDYMVEIDILASCNHHHIVKLLDAFYFEGKLWILIEFCAGGAVDAIMLELERPLTEPQIRVVCRQTLEALSYLHENKVIHRDLKAGNILLSLDGEVKLADFGVSAKNTKTLQRRDSFIGTPYWMAPEVVMCETSKDRPYDYKADIWSLGVTLIELAQVEPPNHEMNPMRVLLKIAKSEPPTLMHPSRWSPEFNDFLRKALDKNVDNRCGTWQLLQHPFVTSVTDSRPLRELIAEAKAEVTEEIEDSKEEEEEEEPDTPSAAPGHKRAPSDASVASSEDDKVTPAPSTLESVTEKTEAEPADDRTSDKLSDEGLGTSEVDKTEEEKLNEVSDASNEDLASGLIEPPTKDFISQDPTESKPEDDPSEESPAEPVVTQPEDTVDTAVTQELVTDGQEAEEDQKETQGEKTEDEPTEVIEEEREHEEVKEEEGKEAGTEESRESQPEDTPEESISREESKEPDEETSQHKVTEDRIEDTANGTDVNIDTQNIESNVTNINGDTKSSVDESSAEVLLEKEATESQAEEKPEDEAPEQPEQENQTKEEVSLEEKDPTESTNGVGDEAKDTSDDSEQVVPSCKDVPAKEDEEKATRADENTSQDTVSVPESETDSESKIEHGSPAVIKSDLEKDSDSGSSSAADSNSLDLNLSISSFLSKSKEGGSVSMQESKRQKKTLKKTRKFMVDGVEVSVTTSKIVTDNDTKSEEMRFLRRQELRELRLLQKEEQRAQQQLSNKLQQQREQIYRRFEQETTAKKRQYDQEVENLEKKQKQTIERLEQDHTSRLRDEAKRIKADQDKELSKFQNMLKNRKKEAVAQVMIQSFQLSSCALFNAQMQDEQEFLQKQQQELDGALKKIIQQHKLEITTIERDCLNHKQQLMRAREAAMWELEERHLQEKHQQLKQQLKDQYFLQRHQLLKRHEKEMEQMHRYNQRLVEEMKNKQTQERVRLPKIQRSDAKTRMAMFKKSLRITATASVTPEQERERIKQFASQEDKRQKNERLHQHQKHENQMRDLQLQCDSNIRELQQLQNEKCHLLIEHETQKLKELDEEHSQEIKEWREKLRPRKKALEEEFTRKLQEQEVFFRMSGESECLNPTTQSRVSKFYPIPNLHNSGL; the protein is encoded by the exons ATGTCTTTCTTCAATTTTCGGAAGATGTTCAAGTTGGGGCCtgataagaagaagaagcagtatGAACATGTGCATAGAGATGTTAACCCGGAGGAGATATGGGACATCATTGGGGAGCTGGGAGATGGAGCGTTTGGGAAAGTGTACAAG GCTCAGAACAAGCAGAACGGGACCCTCGCTGCCGCTAAGGTTATTGACACAAAGACGGAGGACGAATTGGAGGATTACATGGTAGAAATCGACATTCTGGCCTCCTGCAACCACCATCACATCGTCAAACTGCTGGATGCCTTCTATTTCGAGGGCAAACTTTGG ATTCTGATTGAGTTCTGTGCGGGTGGTGCAGTGGATGCCATCATGCTGG AACTGGAGAGGCCCCTGACAGAGCCCCAGATCCGTGTGGTGTGCCGCCAGACCTTAGAGGCCTTGTCTTACCTccacgagaacaaagtcatccACAGAGACTTGAAAGCAGGGAACATCCTCCTCTCCTTGGACGGAGAAGTGAAACTgg CTGACTTTGGGGTGTCTGCTAAAAATACCAAGACGTTACAGAGAAGAGATTCTTTCATCGGCACTCCATATTG GATGGCCCCCGAGgtggtaatgtgtgaaacttCCAAGGACCGTCCGTACGACTACAAGGCCGACATCTGGTCCCTCGGGGTAACGCTGATAGAGCTGGCGCAGGTCGAGCCACCCAACCACGAGATGAATCCCATGAGAGTGCTGCTGAAAATAGCCAAGTCCGAGCCACCCACGCTCATGCATCCCTCTCGCTG GTCACCAGAATTTAACGACTTTCTGCGGAAAGCACTCGATAAGAATGTGGACAATAGGTGTGGCACATGGCAGCTGCTACAG CATCCTTTTGTCACCAGTGTAACTGACAGCAGACCTCTCAGAGAGCTCATAGCCGAGGCCAAAGCTGAAGTCACAGAGGAGATCGAGGATagcaaggaggaggaggaggaggaagagcctGATACACCTTCG GCGGCTCCTGGGCACAAGCGGGCGCCATCGGATGCCAGCGTGGCCAGCTCAGAGGACGACAAAGTCACGCCAGCTCCCTCCACGCTGGAATCTGTTACGGAAAAGACGGAGGCCGAGCCTGCCGACGACCGAACCAGTGATAAGCTCTCCGACGAAGGGCTTGGAACGAGCGAGGTAGACAAGACTGAGGAGGAGAAACTCAACGAGGTGTCTGATGCCAGTAATGAAGACCTGGCCTCCGGGCTAATAGAGCCGCCCACTAAGGACTTCATCTCACAAGATCCCACAGAGTCTAAACCAGAAGATGATCCATCTGAAGAGAGTCCTGCTGAGCCTGTTGTAACACAGCCAGAAGACACCGTAGATACAGCGGTTACACAAGAACTTGTCACAGATGGTCAAGAAGCAGAGGAGGATCAGAAGGAGACACAAGGAGAGAAGACAGAGGATGAACCTACCGAAGTAATAGAAGAAGAACGAGAGCATGAGGAGgtgaaagaagaggaaggaaaggaagctGGTACAGAAGAATCCAGAGAATCACAACCTGAAGATACACCCGAAGAATCCATATCACGAGAAGAAAGCAAAGAGCCAGATGAGGAGACGTCTCAGCATAAAGTGACCGAGGACAGAATAGAAGACACAGCTAATGGCACAGATGTAAATATAGACACACAGAATATAGAATCAAATGTCACAAACATAAATGGAGACACAAAGTCGAGCGTGGATGAATCCTCTGCTGAGGTTTTGCTGGAGAAGGAGGCCACAGAGAGTCAGGCAGAGGAAAAGCCTGAGGATGAGGCGCCTGAGCAGCCTGAACAAGAGAACCAGACCAAGGAGGAGGTCAGTCTAGAGGAAAAGGACCCAACTGAATCCACAAATGGAGTCGGTGATGAAGCCAAAGACACCTCTGACGATTCAGAACAAGTGGTCCCATCATGTAAAGATGTCCCAGCGaaggaagatgaggagaaagCCACTCGTGCAGATGAGAACACTTCCCAAGATACGGTCTCCGTCCCCGAGAGTGAAACAGATTCAGAAAGCAAGATCGAGCATGGAAGCCCCGCTGTGATCAAGTCGGATTTGGAGAAGGACTCTGACTCTGGAAGCAGCTCGGCTGCTGATAGCAACAGCCTCGACCTCAATCTGTCCATCTCCAGCTTCCTGTCCAAGAGTAAAGAAGGGGGCTCTGTGTCTATGCAG GAGTCAAAACGTCAGAAGAAGACTCTGAAGAAGACACGTAAGTTCATGGTGGACGGCGTGGAGGTCAGTGTGACGACATCCAAGATAGTGACAGACAACGACACCAAGAGCGAAGAGATGAGGTTCCTGAG GCGGCAGGAGTTGAGAGAGCTTCGCCTCTTGCAGAAAGAGGAGCAGAGGGCCCAGCAGCAGCTGAGCAacaagctgcagcagcagagagagcagataTACCGCCGCTTTGAACAGGAAACTACC GCTAAGAAGCGTCAATACGACCAAGAAGTGGAGAACCtggagaagaagcagaagcagaccATCGAGCGACTGGAGCAGGATCACACCAGCCGGCTCCGAGACGAAGCCAAACGCATCAAAGCGGATCAAGACAAGGAACTCTCCAAGTTCCAAAACATGCTGAAGAACCGGAAGAAAGAG GCAGTGGCCCAGGTTATGATACAGTCTTTTCAGTTGTCCTCATGCGCACTCTTCAACGCTCAGATGCAGGAT GAGCAGGAGTTCCTACAGAAGCAGCAGCAAGAGCTGGACGGAGCTCTGAAGAAGATCATCCAGCAGCATAAACTGGAGATCACCACTATTGAGAGAGACTGTCTGAACCACAAGCAGCAGCTGATGAGAG CTCGAGAGGCAGCCATGTGGGAGTTGGAGGAGCGCCACCTCCAGGAGAAGCACCAGCAGCTGAAGCAGCAGCTGAAAGACCAGTACTTCCTGCAGAGACACCAGCTGCTGAAGAGGCACGAGAAA gagATGGAGCAGATGCATCGTTACAACCAGCGGCTGGTAGAGGAGATGAAGAACAAACAGACTCAAGAGAGGGTTCGTCTGCCCAAGATTCAGCGCAGCGACGCCAAGACCCGCATGGCCATGTTCAAGAAGAGCCTCCGCATCACAGCCACCGCATCCGTCACGCCCgagcaggagagagagcggATAAAACAG TTTGCGTCTCAGGAAGACAAGAGGCAGAAGAATGAGAGGCTCCATCAACACCAGAAACACGAGAACCAGATGAGGGATCTGCAGCTGCAGTGTGACTCGAACATCagggagctgcagcagctacaG AATGAGAAATGCCACCTTCTGATTGAACACGAGACCCAAAAGCTGAAGGAGCTGGATGAGGAACACAGCCAAGAGATAAAGGAGTGGAGAGAGAAGCTAAGACCCAGGAAGAAG GCGTTGGAGGAGGAGTTCACGCGGAAGCTCCAGGAGCAGGAGGTCTTCTTCAGGATGAGCGGCGAGTCCGAATGCCTTAACCCCACCACCCAGAGTCGAGTATCCAAATTTTACCCCATCCCGAACCTGCACAACTCTGGTTTATAG